A single region of the Bacteroides luhongzhouii genome encodes:
- a CDS encoding glycoside hydrolase family 16 protein, with product MRKILLNAICLLLFQFTSLYGQHQLIWSDEFNSKQLDQTNWTVASGYGSQNDGWGNNELQNYTPDNLSFKKGKLVITAKKVGDNKKRGDYTSSRISTKNKHSFLYGRIEARMKLATGMGIWPAFWMLGAEGGWPDGGEIDIMEYVGYQPGVVHSALHTRSSHGGTINKKHLEVKGLEKGFHTYGINWDKNKIEFYIDDPSKPFYVYAPEKKTPKNWPFDKPHYILFNLAVGGNWGGKMGVDNSIFPQDFIIDWVRVYSK from the coding sequence ATGAGAAAAATTCTTTTAAATGCAATTTGCCTGTTGTTGTTTCAATTCACCTCTCTTTATGGTCAGCATCAGTTAATATGGAGTGATGAATTTAATTCGAAGCAATTAGATCAAACAAACTGGACTGTTGCTTCCGGATATGGTTCACAAAACGACGGATGGGGAAATAATGAACTTCAAAATTATACTCCGGATAATCTCTCTTTCAAGAAAGGAAAACTAGTTATTACTGCTAAGAAAGTAGGCGATAACAAAAAGAGAGGAGATTATACTTCTTCCCGTATTTCTACAAAAAACAAACATTCCTTCTTGTATGGACGTATTGAAGCCCGGATGAAACTGGCTACAGGTATGGGAATATGGCCAGCCTTTTGGATGTTAGGGGCGGAGGGCGGATGGCCGGATGGAGGAGAGATTGATATAATGGAGTATGTAGGTTATCAACCGGGAGTGGTTCATTCGGCACTACATACACGTTCCAGTCATGGTGGTACTATCAATAAAAAACATCTGGAAGTAAAAGGATTGGAGAAGGGATTTCATACTTATGGAATCAATTGGGATAAAAACAAGATAGAGTTTTATATTGATGATCCGTCAAAACCTTTCTATGTATATGCACCTGAAAAAAAAACACCTAAAAACTGGCCTTTTGACAAACCACATTATATTTTATTCAATTTGGCCGTAGGCGGAAATTGGGGAGGAAAAATGGGAGTTGATAATTCCATATTTCCACAGGATTTTATCATTGATTGGGTACGTGTGTACTCAAAATAA